A single region of the Lysinibacillus sp. B2A1 genome encodes:
- a CDS encoding N-acetyltransferase, producing MEHKKTFFSVTKETKHGTVYVEGPVPPEKLATYSFHEGLVAFRPPKQQQQAIIEIAGLPEGRIIIIRQKDIIVGYVTYLYPDPLERWAEDRIDNMIELGAIEVIPDYRGTGAGKALLAVSFMGDEMEDYLVLTTEYYWHWDLKGTGLNVWDYRKMMEKMMSSAGFEYFATDDPEITSHPANCLMAREGKRVPPETMERFDKLRFRNRFMY from the coding sequence ATGGAACATAAAAAAACTTTTTTTTCTGTCACAAAGGAAACAAAGCATGGTACTGTGTATGTGGAAGGACCTGTTCCTCCAGAAAAATTAGCTACATATTCTTTCCATGAAGGCTTGGTTGCCTTTAGACCTCCTAAACAGCAACAGCAAGCGATTATTGAAATTGCAGGACTTCCTGAAGGGCGAATTATTATTATTCGACAAAAGGACATTATCGTAGGCTATGTCACCTATCTCTATCCAGACCCACTTGAACGCTGGGCCGAGGATCGTATTGATAACATGATTGAGCTAGGCGCAATTGAAGTTATACCTGACTATCGAGGTACAGGTGCTGGTAAAGCATTGCTGGCTGTTTCTTTTATGGGAGATGAAATGGAAGACTATCTTGTACTCACTACTGAATATTATTGGCATTGGGACCTTAAAGGAACTGGTTTAAATGTTTGGGATTATCGCAAGATGATGGAAAAAATGATGAGCTCTGCTGGCTTCGAATATTTTGCAACAGATGACCCAGAGATTACTTCACACCCAGCTAACTGCCTGATGGCACGCGAGGGAAAACGTGTGCCCCCTGAAACAATGGAAAGATTTGATAAGCTTCGTTTTAGAAATCGCTTCATGTATTAA
- a CDS encoding acetoin utilization protein AcuB: MIVEEIMNNEPYTLAPTNTVLEALKLMREKKVRHLPVVDEERHVLGVLTERDIKEALPSSLQDEPNSPVFNAKVEEVMIKNPLVGHPLDFVEEVALTFYESKVGCLPIVSGGKLVGIVTTTDLLYTYIELTGATEPGSKIEIRVTDTPGILFEITKIFHEHHANVQSVLVYPDSENTQNKILSVRVKTLNPLAMIEDLRKEGFDVLWPNLPGVSLQ, encoded by the coding sequence ATGATCGTAGAAGAAATCATGAATAATGAGCCTTACACGCTGGCTCCAACAAATACAGTGCTTGAAGCGCTAAAGTTAATGCGTGAGAAAAAAGTACGACATTTGCCAGTTGTAGATGAAGAACGGCATGTTCTTGGTGTCCTCACAGAACGAGACATTAAAGAAGCACTTCCTTCTTCATTGCAGGATGAGCCCAATTCTCCTGTATTTAATGCAAAAGTGGAAGAAGTAATGATTAAAAATCCATTAGTTGGTCATCCGCTTGATTTTGTAGAAGAGGTAGCCCTTACATTCTACGAATCTAAAGTAGGCTGTTTACCAATTGTTTCTGGCGGCAAACTTGTTGGCATCGTCACAACTACCGATTTGCTCTATACTTATATTGAATTAACTGGTGCTACTGAACCTGGCTCAAAAATTGAAATTCGTGTAACTGACACACCAGGGATTTTATTTGAAATCACAAAAATATTCCACGAACATCATGCAAATGTCCAAAGCGTCTTAGTTTATCCTGACTCTGAAAATACACAAAATAAAATTTTAAGTGTCCGAGTGAAAACACTGAATCCATTAGCGATGATAGAAGATCTTCGTAAAGAGGGCTTCGATGTACTATGGCCTAATTTACCGGGTGTTTCGTTACAATGA
- a CDS encoding acetoin utilization protein AcuC, with protein MKKAVFIYSPEQLGYKFSDTHPFNHKRLTLTMDLLKKIDALDDVDVVPARVATDEELLLAHDPKYVDIVKKAGHGELSDSQGESYGIGTEDTPIFENMHEASAQLVGGTLTAVDYVMEGKAKHALNLGGGLHHGFRGRASGFCIYNDSTVAIRYLQEKYNARVLYVDTDAHHGDGVQWSFYEDPDVCTLSIHETGRYLFPGTGNITERGNGQGYGTSFNFPIDAFTEDESFLEIYEKSMREIFEFFKPDVVLTQNGADAHYFDPLTHLYGTMNLYREIPKLAHQLAHEYCDGKWIAVGGGGYDIWRVVPRAWSMLWLEMTDQQLPTGPLPQAWLDRWQPEAPVPFIPTWEDPNPLYEPIPRKAEIEEKNAQMLAKALHIIRNEKRV; from the coding sequence ATGAAAAAGGCAGTATTTATTTACTCACCGGAGCAACTCGGATATAAATTTTCAGATACCCACCCTTTTAATCATAAACGCTTGACGCTTACAATGGATTTGCTAAAAAAGATTGACGCCCTAGACGATGTCGATGTTGTTCCAGCTCGTGTAGCAACAGATGAAGAATTATTACTAGCACATGATCCTAAATATGTTGATATTGTCAAAAAGGCAGGCCATGGGGAACTTTCCGATTCACAAGGAGAAAGCTATGGCATTGGCACTGAGGATACACCCATTTTCGAGAATATGCATGAAGCAAGTGCACAGCTTGTAGGAGGAACGCTAACAGCTGTCGATTATGTTATGGAAGGAAAAGCTAAGCATGCCCTCAATCTAGGTGGAGGGCTACATCATGGCTTCCGTGGTCGAGCATCAGGCTTTTGTATTTATAACGATAGTACAGTGGCCATCCGCTATCTACAGGAAAAATATAATGCTCGTGTGCTGTATGTAGATACCGATGCGCATCATGGGGATGGTGTACAATGGAGCTTTTATGAAGATCCAGATGTTTGCACATTATCGATTCATGAAACAGGACGTTATCTTTTCCCTGGAACTGGTAATATTACAGAACGAGGAAATGGACAGGGTTATGGCACTTCTTTTAATTTTCCAATTGATGCTTTTACTGAGGATGAGAGTTTTCTAGAAATCTATGAAAAATCCATGAGGGAAATTTTTGAATTTTTCAAGCCAGATGTTGTACTGACGCAAAATGGCGCCGATGCACACTATTTTGATCCATTAACACATTTATATGGTACTATGAATCTCTACAGAGAAATCCCAAAACTCGCTCATCAATTGGCACATGAATATTGTGATGGTAAATGGATTGCCGTTGGTGGTGGCGGCTACGATATTTGGCGTGTTGTACCGCGCGCGTGGTCTATGCTATGGCTAGAAATGACAGATCAGCAATTGCCAACAGGACCTCTTCCACAAGCTTGGTTAGATCGCTGGCAGCCTGAAGCGCCTGTACCATTTATTCCGACTTGGGAGGATCCGAATCCCTTATATGAGCCAATTCCGCGAAAGGCAGAGATTGAAGAAAAAAATGCGCAAATGTTAGCGAAAGCGCTGCACATTATTCGTAATGAAAAACGTGTTTAA